One Scomber scombrus chromosome 1, fScoSco1.1, whole genome shotgun sequence DNA segment encodes these proteins:
- the kif28 gene encoding kinesin-like protein KIF28P: MYSKDCVKVAIRVRPFNKRERDAGSRCIVSMVSSSITIQDPRDSQSRRSFCFDYAYWSHSGFAQDHSGLYLPEEPGGRYADQDSVFQDLGVGILENAVQGYNATLLAYGQTGSGKSYSMVGYGPNKGLVPKLCDQLFQAIRENQDTRQCQVFFSMLEIYNEQVVDLLSRASRTPGGLRVREEQQRGFYVEGLRTVPCDSAPQVEQLMEQGTRTRTTAATHMNANSSRSHMLIILQLKQIFSKESITKQSNINLVDLAGSERQRSSGSEADRLKEGTAINLSLTTLGNVISTLADVAVGKKVVHIPYRDSVLTKLLQSALGGNSRTVMIATLSPADICYEESLSTLRYAERAKCIQNRAVVNESPTERLVKELKAENARLLQRLSRLGHEGRRTNDETKELRQLLTHNELQIRAIQTLWEQHLQEALKDWEQQYANITQERRMMQMHPYILNINEDAQLSGVVKLFIQEGEWDIGLCDSSPRFISIKGLGIQGRHAVFRNEQRRVTLTPLAGSKVIVNGNSVSQTTELQHLDRLILGSNCTYLFIGFPSERGGDDWSRYDYDYFQSELAAAEGIHLADSSAGSSQTDPSLLAVFYDYIKLMPMVAEVNQMSQELKKGVEFKLEIKNLALSDSKGHDLEKEIVIRVTSVGSKQVWMWSKAKFVNRKFLMEDVYQQHQAEQSGQNRVEGLSAAALPRDKDPFWDPMEPVLLGTAHLWLQSLAFRIPLEEQLEVLGSEGTEEAILQAQLVPCSSTGLPLGEDDILIDPSELLGRRLDFQLFLEQCCGLRWIREARNRGVQIGFRLFDCSQPLYTPAVWHNVNPLLDHRVHFASLHTSQHLLDYLESSAVVLELWGLQEGCTDLVSSLDGVRMTTEGVFIIDEAGPTDTIPAESAELSCSLRAFQQDLEELKSMNASLKTENQSLREQLNTARNGGEGVRGRSVRPSCDAEFARALKVFYHNMTSVRGQLQRLRRHRPSEESDLLGLRLFVDEQSRLLRDFSEQLEQSVSTLKQDVAAIVRRKRERSGIWS; this comes from the exons ATGTACAGCAAGGACTGTGTCAAAGTGGCCATCAGAGTCAGACCGTTCAACAAG agagaaagagatgcagGAAGTCGCTGTATTGTTTCCATGGTATCGAGCTCCATCACCATCCAGGACCCCCGTGACTCCCAGAGCCGCCGGTCGTTCTGCTTTGACTATGCCTACTGGTCCCACAGCGGCTTCGCTCAAGACCACAGTGGACTCTATCTGCCTGAAGAGCCTGGAGGGCGATACGCAGACCAG GACAGCGTGTTCCAGGACCTGGGTGTAGGTATACTGGAGAATGCAGTGCAG GGCTACAATGCCACACTGTTGGCCTATGGACAGACAGGGTCGGGGAAGAGTTACTCGATGGTGGGATACGGGCCCAACAAAGGCCTGGTTCCTAAACTCTGTGACCAACTATTTCAGGCCATTAGAGAAAACCAGGATACCAGACAATGCCAG GTATTTTTCAGTATGTTGGAAATCTATAATGAGCAG GTGGTCGACCTGCTGTCTCGGGCTTCACGAACTCCAGGGGGGCTCAGAGTCAGAGAGGAGCAGCAAAGAGGCTTCTATGTGGAGGGTCTCCGTACAGTCCCCTGTGACAGCGCACCACAG GTGGAGCAGTTGATGGAACAGGGGACCAGGACCAGAACCACTGCCGCTACTCACATGAACGCCAACAGCAGCCGCTCACACATGCTCATCATCCTCCAGCTCAAACAG ATCTTTTCTAAAGAGAGCATCACAAAGCAGTCTAACATCAACCTGGTGGACCTGGCTGGCAGCGAGCGCCAGCGGTCATCAGGGTCAGAGGCTGACCGACTCAAAGAGGGCACGGCCATCAACCTGAGCCTCACCACGCTGGGCAACGTCATCAG caCCCTCGCTGATGTGGCGGTGGGGAAGAAAGTCGTCCATATTCCTTACAGAGACTCAGTTCTCACGAAGTTGCTGCAGTCTGCTCTGGGAGGCAACAGTCGCACTGTTATG ATTGCCACGCTGAGTCCTGCTGACATCTGCTATGAGGAGTCTTTGTCAACTCTGCGTTATGCTGAGAG GGCAAAGTGCATCCAGAACCGGGCTGTGGTGAACGAGAGCCCCACTGAGCGTCTAGTTAAGGAGCTAAAGGCAGAGAATGCCAGACTGCTGCAACGACTGAGCCGGCTGGGCCACGAGGGCCGCAGAACTAATGACGAGACCA AGGAGCTCCGTCAGCTTTTGACCCACAATGAGCTCCAGATTAGAGCCATTCAGACTCTGTGGGAACAACACCTGCAAGAGGCACTGAAGGACTGGGAGCAACAGTATGCTAACAtcacacag GAGAGGAGAATGATGCAGATGCATCCCTACATCCTGAACATCAACGAGGATGCTCAGCTGTCAGGGGTGGTCAAGCTTTTCATCCAGGAGG GTGAATGGGACATTGGCCTCTGTGACTCCTCCCCAAGATTCATCTCTATCAAGGGTTTAGG CATCCAGGGGCGTCATGCTGTGTTCAGGAACGAACAGCGCCGGGTAACACTGACTCCACTtgcagggtcaaaggtcattgtTAATGGCAATTCTGTCTCTCAGACAACTGAGCTGCAGCACCTG GATCGTCTCATTCTTGGGTCCAACTGCACCTACCTTTTCATCGGTTTTCCATCTGAAAGGGGAGGGGATGACTGGAGCCGCTACGACTACGACTACTTCCAGTCTGAGCTGGCTGCTGCTGAGGGCATCCACCTGG CTGATTCCAGTGCCGGTTCTAGTCAGACAGACCCCAGTCTGTTGGCTGTCTTCTATGACTATATCAAATTGATGCCCATGGTGGCTGAAGTCAACCAAATGAGCCAGGAGCTGAAGAAG GGGGTGGAGTTCAAGCTGGAGATCAAGAATTTAGCACTGTCAGATTCAAAAGGCCACGATCTGGAGAAAGAGATTGTTATCAGAGTCACCTCTGTGGGAAGCAAACAG GTTTGGATGTGGTCAAAGGCCAAGTTTGTTAACCGTAAATTCCTGATGGAAGATGTCTACCAGCAGCATCAGGCTGAGCAGAGCGGACAAAAT AGAGTAGAGGGGCTGTCTGCAGCTGCGTTACCCAGAGATAAAGACCCCTTCTGGGATCCAATGGAGCCTGTGCTCCTGGGCACTGCTCACCTCTGGCTCCAGTCTTTGGCCTTCCGCATCCCTCTAGAGGAGCAACTGGAG GTGCTGGGGTCAGAGGGCACAGAGGAGGCCATTCTACAAGCACAGCTGGTCCCCTGTTCCTCCACTGGAct CCCTCTGGGTGAAGACGACATCCTGATTGACCCGTCTGAGTTACTGGGTCGACGACTAGACTTTCAGCTGTTCCTGGAACAGTGTTGTGGGCTCCGCTGGATCAGAGAGGCTCGCAATAGAGGAGTCCAAATTGG TTTCAGGTTATTTGACTGCAGCCAGCCTCTCTACACTCCAGCAGTGTGGCACAACGTCAATCCTCTGTTGGATCACAGAGTTCACTTTGCCTCCCTCCACACCTCCCAACATCTGCTGGACTACCTAGAGAGCAGTGCTGTCGTTCTGGAGCTCTGGGGCCTTCAAG AGGGTTGTACTGACTTGGTGTCGTCTCTGGACGGTGTGAGGATGACCACAGAAGGCGTCTTCATCATCGATGAGGCAGGCCCGACAGACACTATT cctGCAGAATCTGCAGAGCTCAGCTGTTCATTGAGAGCTTTTCAACAGGACTTGGAGGAGCTGAAAAGCATGAATGCTTCCCTGAAGACAGAGAATCAGAGTCTGAGAGAACAGCTCAACACAGCCAGGAATG GTGGGGAGGGTGTGCGTGGTCGGTCGGTTCGTCCCAGCTGTGATGCAGAGTTTGCTCGTGCTCTCAAGGTTTTCTACCACAACATGACCTCAGTGAGGGGTCAGCTGCAGCGCCTTCGCAGACACAGACCCAGC GAGGAGTCTGACCTGCTGGGGCTCCGATTGTTTGTGGATGAGCAGAGCCGTCTGCTGAGAGACTTCTCAGAGCAGCTGGAGCAGAGCGTCTCCACACTCAAACAAGACGTAGCCGCCATCGTCCGCCGGAAACGTGAACGATCAGGAATCTGGTCATGA